CCTGGCCGCAGCACGGCGTACCGCCCTCTCTGCACTGGCGCGGGTTTCACCGACGACCCTGCTCGAAGATGCAACCGTGCCGCGCTCAATGCTGGCCGAGACCTTCACTCTGATCGAAAGGTTGACCCAAAAGTACCAGCTGACCGTCGGCACCTTCGGCCATGCCGGAGACGGCAACCTGCACCCGACCGTGCTCTGCGACGAACGCAATACCGACGAGATGAAGCGCGCCCACGCCTTTTACGACGAACTCTACGAACAGGTCCTGGCCTGGGGGGGTACGGTCTCCGGGGAACATGGCATCGGCATCGCGAAAAAAGACTACCTGGCCCGACAGATCGGCCCGGGCGGCGTGGCAGTAATGAAACGGATCAAACAGTCCTTCGACCCCGACGGAATTCTCAATCCGGGCAAGATATTTATTGCTAACGGGGAATAGTCCAATGAGCAAACAAACAAGCAAAAAAGAAAAACTCGGGAACTTTACTGCCGTAGACGCCCCTGAGTATGAAGCCGTTCTGCAGTGCATGCGCTGCGGCTTCTGCCTGCCGACCTGCCCGACCTTTATGCTGACCGGACGCGAACGCTCCAGCCCGCGCGGTCGCGTCGCTCTGGCGCGCGCTGTCGCAGAAGGAAGACTTGAATTTACCGCCGCGGTTAAAGACGAGGCCTTCTTCTGCCTCGACTGCCGCGCCTGCACCACCTCTTGTCCCTCAGGCGTGCGTGCCGGTGAAGTGATGGAGATCTGCCGCAGCCAGGCGCAGCAGCAGACACCGCAGGGACATATGGGCAAGAGCATTCGTGACTTTATCCTGCGAAGAATGCTTCCTGATCCTGCGTTACTCGAGAAATCGATGCTGCCGGCCCGTCTTTATCAGCGTCTCGGTATTCAGTGGCTGGTGCGCCACTCCAAGGCACTCAAACTCGGTCCCGCCTGGATGGAAAAAGCTGAGGGGATGATGCCCAAACTCGATGCCCCCCTGCGTCCACAGTTGCCCGAGTTAACCCCTGCCCATGGCGAAAAACGCGGCAAGGTCGGTTTCTTCCTTGGCTGCATCATGACCCTGATGTACCCCGAGGTTTCGCGGCAGACGGTGCGCGTTCTTGCCCATCAGGGCTTCGATGTCATCACCCCCAAAGAGACCAAGTGCTGCGGCGCTCCGCACCTCAATGAAGGGGACCGCCAGACTGCCCGTGAGCTCGCGCGCTTTAACCTCGAGCTCTTTCTGGCCCAGGATGTTGATTATATCGTTACCGACTGTGCCGGCTGCGGGGCAAGTCTCAAGGAATATGAAGAATTGCTCGCCGCAGACGAGGACCACCAGCGTCTGGAACTCTTCCGCAGCAAAGTGCGCGACGTACAGGAATTTCTGTTCGATAAGGGTCTACGCACCGAGGAACTGTTGCCGGTCAAGACCAGTGTCACCTACCACGAACCCTGCCACCTCTGCCACGCGCAAAATATCTCAAATCAGCCACGTGCGTTGCTTAAGATGATTCCTGGAGTTGAGCTGCGCGAGATGAATGAAGCGAGCTGGTGTTGTGGGAGCGCTGCCACCTGGGGTTTGAAATTTTCGGAGGAATCCAAGCAGGTTCTGGATCGTAAACTGGCCAACGTAGCGGCGACCAATGTCGAGCATCTGATTACCGCCAACCCCGGATGCCACCTGCAACTGGCCTGGGGGCTCAAACAGGCAGGAATGAAACAAGATGTGCTGCACTTGATGGAACTGCTGGGACGCGCGACCCCGGAAAACTGAGCCTAGAAACCAGAAGATAAATCCCCGGAGTTTTCGAGACATCCTCCGGGGAGAGCCCCGACCTTGCCTAAGCGTAAGATCGGGGCTTTTTTATTGCAAGTCAATAGCTTATGACTGCGCAGACACCACTTCTCTTCATCAAAATCCAGGTCAAATCCCTCAGATTGAAATGCGCATCTTTTTGCAGAAGCTGCGCATGACCATTTCAGCTTGCCGCAACCGTGACAGACGCATATTCTTGGCCTTGAACTGTAAGGCATCTTCAGCAGGGATCTGAATGGAACGAACTTCACGTTGGATAACGGCCAGATTAGTCAAAATAATTTTGAGATCTGCCGGAGTGTAACTCTTAAGCCCCGGTGCCGAGAGGTTCATAAATCCATCGGCGATATCCTGGGCCAATTTTTTCGGATTTCCTGCAATTGCCATAGCTCCCCCTTAAAAATAATTATTCATATTTATTGCCATACATGCGAGTGATGACCTTAACAGATCACAGACCCAAAATCATGATACTCTCGATCCATAAAGAAACTGACCACTCGTCAAGCATTGAACCGAAAGCTGATGACTATCAACTGGACAGAAACCCGCGCCGCGATCTGACAACCCTACAATTCCCGACTCAGATCGGTTGAACGAATCGACCCGATTCAGCTGAACCAACTTCTCGGCATCGAGAAGCAGAAAGAACCGTTGCTGAACAATACTCTCCGCTTTCTGCGCGGCAATCCAGCCAACAACGCCCTGCTCTGGGGGGCTCGCGACACAGGAAAATCATCACTCGTTAAAGCGGTGTTCAACGCTCTGCACCCGCAGGGTCTGCGGCTGATCGAAGTCGATGACCTCTCTTTTGCTGAAAATGAGCGTGGCTATCGCCACCTGAAGAGCGTGCTCGAAGGGTCTATCGAACTCCCGCGGAACAACCTGCGTTTCTACACAACCAGCAATCGCAGGCACCTGCTACCGGAAGCGATGCGCGACAACCTTGAGACGCATGTCGAAGATGGTGAAATCCATTACAGCGACGCGGTGGAAGAAAAGATCAGCCTCTCGGATCGTTTCGGGCTGTGGTTGTCTTTTTACAGCGGTTCTCTCGATCACTACCTGGAAATTGTCGATTCGCTTTTCAACGATTATCCGTCCAACCACGAACCGCTACACGAGGCGGCCCTGCTCTTTGCCGGGACGCGCGGAAGTCGTAGTGGTCGCACGGCGATGCAGTTTTTCAATCAATTCTCCTCATCTCCACCAGCCATCGCCACAACTAAACGAAAAATTTATTGATACAGACGACAAGAACCAAAGTGTTTTGCAGGGATCGTTCCAAGGGGAAATGCAGGGTTGGATTTATCTGACGAACTCTTATGCTTAAATCAGACACAAAAAAAGCACCTACTCAACGCCGGTGCTTTTTTACGTATAGAGCAAAAAAAAGATTCAAACCGTATCAGGACGCTCACGATGCAGAAAGAGCGCAAGCTTCTCCTCGACCAGAGTTAAATGCTCCATCATTTTTTGACGGGCGCGCTCGGGGTCGTGTGCGGCAATTGCTTCAAGTATTTCACGGTGATGATTCAACAACAGCTCAATATAACCCTCCTTGGTGTAAAATTCGCCCAGGGTCACCATAATGGTCGTTTGAAAGAGCGTCTGAATCGTATCCAGCACATGAACCTGCAGGGTATTATGGGTCGCGGCGGTGATTGTTAAATGAAACTCCGCATCGATGGCAGGGTCCCAGCCACCGCTTTCCGCCTGTTCTTCCATAACTTCATAGAGTTCACGTAAACGGGCAATTTCCGAATCTTCGGCCCGCTTGGCTGCAAGGTAGGCCGACCAGGTTTCCAGCCCCATCCGCACTTCGGTCAGAGCATGCAACATGCGGGGGTCTCTTCGTTCAACCATACTGGCCAGAGGATCAGCCATCGAGCGCTCGGTCAGTGAACGAACATAGGTCCCCCCCCCTTGCCGCGACTCCAGAAAACCCATAGCCTCAAGGACCATGATTGCTTCCCGCACCGAAGGACGGCTAACACCCAAAAATGTGGCCAATTCACGTTCGGAAGGGATACGTTCGCCAGGCTTGAGATCTCCATTCCCAATCAGGTTCTTAATCTGCGAAACGATCTCTTCTGAAAGTTTTTTGGGACGAATCGGTTTAAAAACGGGTGGCATAAAAATCCTTCAGTAAGATGGTAAGACCTTTTAGCATGATGGGGGCTCAAACACAAGAAAAGACCGAACAGACAAGAGGTTAAACCTCAGCTCCTATACCGCACCGAAAGCACTTAAACTATTTTTAAAACTCAACTTCCTCAAGTTCCATTTCGAAGGCATTAATCAACCCTCGCGCCAGAGAAACAGCCAGTACACGATTGTGCAGATTAAAAGAATCTCCAACTTTTTTACCATGAAACTGCTCCTGATAAAGCCCCTGCTTGATATAAAGCGAGTGCAGTCGACTCTGCACCACTCGCCGCGACAAACAACGTCGTTGGGCAATCAGGTTGTCGGTCAGACCAAGAGAAATATCGAACAGAGCATCATATTCAATCTCAGGGAGCATTGACTGCGGCAGTGAACCCCATCGCAAAGCCGCTTTAGATGAGCTCCGAGTGCTGCGCCCAATGCCTTGCCTTCTCGCGGCTTGACCAATAAATCCCAATTAATAAGTAAGCTGCACGAAACCAGGAAGCAGTGCCAGCATCACCTGGTTTTGACAAAAATTTTCATAACAGCGGACCAACAGCGACTTTGCAAAAAAGCAGCATGGAGATAGGCACCCGTCCACCTAAAAGGTCGAGGTCGTCAAGCCGAAGTCTCCGACGACTGGGCAGCGACAATGTGGGCACATTGAGAAAAAACAGGCGGGGTCGTAAATCAGGCATGAAGCTCTCCAGCAATCCAACAGTTGGCCGGAGAAAAATAAACCCTAAAGGCTCTCACATCTGTGCTTGTCGTATGGACCTACGATAGATAAAAAAAGCCCCACGGACCTGGAGGGGGGGTAGGTCCGTGGGGCTCAAGACCCGAAGATCTCTTAATGGTTCTTATAACTCAGTTAGCGGCAGAAGTAAACAGCCTACTCAATTTTGAGCGCCCCGCCGACTAGTGGCTCAATCGGTCTCCTTCAAGACGTAGCCGACTCCGCGAACGGTGTGAATCAATTTTCTATCGAAATCACGATCAACCTTCTTACGCAGATAGTTGACATAAACATCGATAATATTTGTGAAACTGTCAAAGGTGTAATCCCAAACGTGTTCCGCGATCATGGTCCGGGTCAGCACCTGATTCGGACTGCGCATGAAATACTCAAGCAGGGCGTATTCCTTGGCGGTGAGATCGATCTCTTTCCCTTCACGCCAGACCTTGTGAGTCACCGGATCAAGCCGCATGTCGCCAAAATAGAGTTCAGCGCCACGGTCCTGGGAACCACGTCGAATCAGGGCACGCACACGGGCGACGAGTTCTGCAAAGGCAAATGGCTTGGTCAGATAATCGTCACTACCGATGTCGAGACCAGAGACAATATCCTCAACTGTATCCCTGGCCGTCAGACATAGAATCGGGGTCTTGACCTGCTTTGAGCGTAACTCACGAATGGCTGTCAAGCCGTCCTTTTTGGGGAGCATGACATCCATCAGGACCAGATCATAAGCGGTATTCTCCGCCATATAGACCCCTTCTTCGCCATCGTAAGCGACGTCGACGCCGAAACCTTCTTCTTCGAGACCACGCTTAATAAAACTGGCTACCTTCTTTTCATCCTCTACAACTAAAATTCTCATAGTGCTTGCTCCCATAATGGTGATCCGACTGGAATTCTCTACGATCTACAACAGGCTAGATCATCAGAATTAAATCAGTTTCAGTTTGTGCAGTATTTCGTTGGCCGTCTCTTCTATTGCTTTGGTCGACACATCGATCACCGCCCAGCGCTGCCGACGGAAAAGCCGACGTGCGGCACTTATTTCTTCATTAATTCGTTCATAATCTGCATACTCGGTGCGCGGATTCTGCCCCATATTGATCAGGCGCGCAGCTCGCATTTCCAACAACCGCTGGGGTTCGATGATCAACCCTGCGACCTTCTTGGCATCAAGTTTCAACAGCTCTGGAGGAGGATCAATCCCGGCAACAATCGGAACATTTGCAACCTTCCATCCCCGGTGAGCCAGATAGATCGAAACCGGCGTCTTGCTCGAGCGTGAAACACCCGCCAAGACAATATCAGCCTTATGCAAGTTGCGACACTCTTGTCCGTCATCATGTTTAACGGTAAACTCAATCGCGTCAATTCGGCGGAAATATTCTTCATCCATCCCCCGAAACAGGCCAGGCAAGCCCTGTGGAGAATGGCCAACCTGTTCTGCCAGACGCCTCAAAAGAGGGGTCAACAGATCATGACTGGCCAATCCAAGAGCATCACACTCTTCGTAGACTAATTGCGCCAGCTCACTGTTGACCAGCGTGAACACCACCAATGCCTGCGAGGCCAGGGCCCGATCGAGAATTTCGTAGATCTGATTCTTAGTGCGTACATTACTGAAACGTCTAAGAATCGCCGGTTTTTCACGAAACTGGCTTAGAGCGGCCTGAACCATACTTTCGGCCGTCTCACCCGTTGCATCCG
Above is a genomic segment from Geopsychrobacter electrodiphilus DSM 16401 containing:
- a CDS encoding (Fe-S)-binding protein, translated to MSKQTSKKEKLGNFTAVDAPEYEAVLQCMRCGFCLPTCPTFMLTGRERSSPRGRVALARAVAEGRLEFTAAVKDEAFFCLDCRACTTSCPSGVRAGEVMEICRSQAQQQTPQGHMGKSIRDFILRRMLPDPALLEKSMLPARLYQRLGIQWLVRHSKALKLGPAWMEKAEGMMPKLDAPLRPQLPELTPAHGEKRGKVGFFLGCIMTLMYPEVSRQTVRVLAHQGFDVITPKETKCCGAPHLNEGDRQTARELARFNLELFLAQDVDYIVTDCAGCGASLKEYEELLAADEDHQRLELFRSKVRDVQEFLFDKGLRTEELLPVKTSVTYHEPCHLCHAQNISNQPRALLKMIPGVELREMNEASWCCGSAATWGLKFSEESKQVLDRKLANVAATNVEHLITANPGCHLQLAWGLKQAGMKQDVLHLMELLGRATPEN
- a CDS encoding FadR/GntR family transcriptional regulator, coding for MPPVFKPIRPKKLSEEIVSQIKNLIGNGDLKPGERIPSERELATFLGVSRPSVREAIMVLEAMGFLESRQGGGTYVRSLTERSMADPLASMVERRDPRMLHALTEVRMGLETWSAYLAAKRAEDSEIARLRELYEVMEEQAESGGWDPAIDAEFHLTITAATHNTLQVHVLDTIQTLFQTTIMVTLGEFYTKEGYIELLLNHHREILEAIAAHDPERARQKMMEHLTLVEEKLALFLHRERPDTV
- a CDS encoding response regulator transcription factor, which gives rise to MRILVVEDEKKVASFIKRGLEEEGFGVDVAYDGEEGVYMAENTAYDLVLMDVMLPKKDGLTAIRELRSKQVKTPILCLTARDTVEDIVSGLDIGSDDYLTKPFAFAELVARVRALIRRGSQDRGAELYFGDMRLDPVTHKVWREGKEIDLTAKEYALLEYFMRSPNQVLTRTMIAEHVWDYTFDSFTNIIDVYVNYLRKKVDRDFDRKLIHTVRGVGYVLKETD
- a CDS encoding pyruvate, water dikinase regulatory protein, with product MMASPWEVFLLSDATGETAESMVQAALSQFREKPAILRRFSNVRTKNQIYEILDRALASQALVVFTLVNSELAQLVYEECDALGLASHDLLTPLLRRLAEQVGHSPQGLPGLFRGMDEEYFRRIDAIEFTVKHDDGQECRNLHKADIVLAGVSRSSKTPVSIYLAHRGWKVANVPIVAGIDPPPELLKLDAKKVAGLIIEPQRLLEMRAARLINMGQNPRTEYADYERINEEISAARRLFRRQRWAVIDVSTKAIEETANEILHKLKLI